A stretch of the Thiomicrospira pelophila DSM 1534 genome encodes the following:
- a CDS encoding GGDEF domain-containing protein, translating to MPQPKQTLINKPTVSEKEVERLLAYDLYSKALGTVYTHAIFGLIFVFLFYSKVPSLGLIVWGGILAINISVRFVFIRYWLGADETTRQKSWMKQMSLVTSLVNGVLWGMTVFFLDFEALPFESLAVSIMVFGLAAGSAVYAAYFLPAFYLSSVPYLGSYMLYHFEKLTYESMLMVVILAVFALMLYEQARQLNFTHRKNIMQRLENDQLIESLKESNLGFKKASNTDFLTGIHNRRHFDEMIKRVWKTHLIDEKPVSIIMCDIDDFKDFNDQYGHQSGDKVLVDITQLIIQNVGYSDALHRYGGEEFILILPETGLTEATELAEHLRQKIEAMSFDVGQSEQKITMSFGVSARTPFNMNDYVELIAEADAMLYKSKENGRNRVSVKESLPV from the coding sequence GTGCCGCAACCAAAACAAACTCTAATTAACAAGCCGACAGTGTCAGAAAAGGAGGTTGAGCGTTTACTGGCCTATGATCTTTATTCTAAAGCCTTAGGAACGGTTTATACCCACGCTATCTTTGGTCTGATTTTTGTATTTTTGTTTTATTCAAAAGTACCGTCTCTTGGATTAATTGTTTGGGGCGGTATTTTGGCGATTAATATTTCCGTACGCTTTGTGTTTATTCGCTATTGGCTAGGGGCGGATGAAACCACACGTCAGAAATCATGGATGAAGCAAATGTCCTTGGTCACCTCATTGGTGAATGGTGTGTTATGGGGGATGACGGTGTTTTTTTTGGATTTTGAAGCGCTCCCCTTCGAATCTTTAGCGGTCAGTATTATGGTGTTTGGCTTGGCTGCTGGTTCAGCGGTTTACGCGGCTTATTTTTTACCCGCCTTTTATTTGTCTTCCGTGCCTTATCTGGGCAGTTACATGTTGTATCACTTTGAAAAGCTGACTTATGAGTCCATGTTGATGGTGGTGATTTTGGCGGTGTTTGCTTTGATGTTGTACGAGCAAGCTCGACAGCTTAATTTCACGCATCGAAAAAACATTATGCAACGACTCGAAAATGATCAGTTAATTGAAAGTCTAAAAGAGTCTAACCTGGGCTTTAAAAAAGCCTCCAATACGGATTTTTTAACGGGTATTCATAATCGACGCCATTTTGATGAGATGATTAAGCGAGTATGGAAAACTCACTTGATTGATGAAAAACCCGTCAGCATAATCATGTGCGATATAGATGACTTTAAAGACTTTAATGATCAGTATGGCCATCAGTCCGGCGATAAAGTGTTGGTGGATATTACTCAGTTGATTATTCAGAATGTGGGCTACAGTGATGCTTTGCATCGTTATGGTGGCGAGGAGTTTATTCTGATTTTGCCGGAGACAGGTTTAACTGAGGCGACTGAGCTAGCTGAACACTTAAGGCAAAAAATAGAGGCGATGTCGTTTGATGTTGGTCAATCCGAACAAAAAATCACTATGAGTTTTGGCGTGAGTGCGCGTACTCCTTTTAACATGAATGATTATGTCGAGCTGATCGCAGAAGCCGATGCCATGCTTTATAAAAGTAAAGAAAATGGTCGAAACCGAGTGAGTGTTAAAGAGTCATTGCCCGTGTGA